A stretch of Rhea pennata isolate bPtePen1 unplaced genomic scaffold, bPtePen1.pri scaffold_32, whole genome shotgun sequence DNA encodes these proteins:
- the LOC134154592 gene encoding olfactory receptor 14A16-like: protein MYFFLLNLSLLDLSSISTTVPKFMANSLWNTRAISYSGCAAQVFLVVFLFSAEYSLLTVMAYDRFVAICKPLHYGTIMDSRACVRMAAAAWASGFLCAVLHTANTFSIPLCQGNTVDQFFCEIPQILKLSCSDSYLREVGITGVGACLMFGCFIFIVLSYVQIFTVVLRIPAEHGRHKAFSMCLPHLAVVSLFLSTGLFAYLKPPSVSSPALDLVLTVLYSVVPQTMNPLIYSMRNKELQEAVRKLFQLVLVQQQ from the coding sequence atgtacttcttccttctcaacCTCTCCCTCCTTGACCTCAGCTCCAtttccaccactgtccccaaattcatggccaattccctctgGAACACCAGGGCaatttcctactcaggatgtgctgcccaggtcttcctggttgtcttcttgttttcagcagagtattctctcctcactgtcatggcctatgaccgttttgttgccatctgcaaacccctgcactatggcacaatcatggacagcagagcttgtgtcagaatggcagcagctgcctgggccagtgggtttctctgtgcagtgctgcacactGCTAATACATTTTCCATTCCACTCTGCCAAGGaaacacagtggaccagttcttctgtgaaatcccccagatcctcaagctctcctgctctgactcctacctcagggaagttgggATTACAGGGGTTGGTGCCTGTTTAATGTTTggctgtttcattttcattgtgctgtcctacgtgcagatcttcacAGTTGTACTAAGAATCCCCGCTGAGCATGGccggcacaaagccttttccatgtgcctccctcacctggccgtggtctccctgtttctcagcactggcctgtttgcctacctgaagccaccttctgtctcctccccagctctggatctAGTGCTGACTGTTCTGTACTCCGTGGTACCTCAAACCATGAACCcgctcatctacagcatgaggaacaaggagctccaggaggcagtgaggaaacTATTTCAGCTGGTACTAgttcagcagcaatga